The following coding sequences are from one Terriglobia bacterium window:
- the rpiB gene encoding ribose 5-phosphate isomerase B yields MRVTIGSDHAGFELKAVLIAHLRAAGHQLADVGTTSAEPVDYPDFAEKVALGVIQGGSERGILICGSGVGASVAANKIPGIRAGLCHDGYSAHQGVEHDNINVLVLGSRVIGPELAKDLCTIFLNARYTAEERHQRRLAKVLKIEQRYAPAAAAKEKQS; encoded by the coding sequence ATGCGCGTAACCATTGGTTCTGATCATGCTGGCTTTGAACTGAAGGCAGTGCTCATCGCCCACCTGCGCGCCGCCGGCCACCAGTTGGCGGACGTGGGCACAACCAGCGCGGAACCGGTGGATTATCCTGACTTCGCGGAAAAAGTAGCTCTGGGCGTCATCCAAGGAGGCTCCGAACGCGGCATACTGATCTGCGGCAGCGGGGTGGGCGCGTCCGTGGCCGCGAACAAGATTCCCGGCATCCGCGCCGGTCTTTGCCATGACGGCTACTCCGCTCACCAGGGGGTGGAGCATGACAATATCAACGTGCTGGTCCTGGGTTCGCGGGTGATTGGACCGGAGTTGGCCAAGGACCTGTGCACCATTTTTCTAAACGCGCGCTATACCGCGGAAGAGCGTCACCAACGCCGGCTGGCCAAGGTGCTGAAGATTGAGCAACGTTACGCGCCGGCTGCAGCGGCCAAGGAGAAGCAATCATGA
- a CDS encoding radical SAM protein — translation MKSNFDIQNTPLVAIWEINHSDAQTHQAEDQVCAICQGPAHVVATDEQPDALELNTHEAEKLIRDMAELAPPILNITGGDPLRRPDLYCLIDYAVGRGLRPVLALPATPLLDRTAIAELKHAGLSRLSLNLDGASPELHDLISGVHGSYARTMEAVHWANDWRLPLQITTHLSAHNLNDLENLAALLKTCKTVLWTVVFPVPASKSEMEKLPSAAEFEQTFATLYKIAQQVSFKIKTVEAQHYRRYVLQQGAKARTDKLWRAKSFAQGIPGVLPVNEAKATVFVSSTGEVYPSPSLRISAGNVRVQKLADIYRGSELFMSLRDSASLKGKCGECGFKVVCGGSRARAMVLQDDMFQQDATCIYHPGAQKQARKKQAPKLPLQQVAVEKP, via the coding sequence ATGAAATCCAACTTTGACATTCAAAACACCCCCTTGGTCGCCATTTGGGAAATCAACCACTCCGACGCACAGACTCATCAAGCCGAAGATCAGGTCTGTGCGATCTGCCAGGGGCCGGCCCACGTGGTGGCCACCGATGAACAGCCAGACGCGCTGGAGCTAAACACCCACGAAGCCGAGAAGCTGATCCGCGACATGGCCGAACTGGCTCCGCCGATCCTGAACATCACTGGCGGCGATCCGCTGCGGCGACCGGACCTTTATTGCCTGATTGACTACGCGGTGGGGCGAGGCCTGCGTCCGGTGCTGGCGTTACCTGCGACCCCGCTTTTGGACCGCACAGCGATTGCCGAACTGAAACACGCCGGGCTGTCACGCCTGTCGCTCAATTTGGACGGCGCGTCGCCCGAGCTTCATGACTTGATTTCCGGCGTGCACGGTTCTTACGCCCGCACCATGGAAGCGGTGCACTGGGCCAACGATTGGCGCCTGCCCCTGCAGATCACCACGCACTTGAGCGCGCACAACCTGAATGACCTGGAAAACCTGGCGGCCTTGCTGAAAACTTGCAAGACCGTGTTGTGGACCGTGGTTTTTCCTGTCCCGGCAAGCAAGAGCGAGATGGAGAAGCTGCCGTCAGCGGCCGAGTTCGAACAGACTTTTGCCACTCTGTACAAGATCGCCCAGCAAGTTTCATTCAAGATCAAGACGGTTGAAGCCCAGCACTACCGCCGTTACGTTTTGCAGCAAGGGGCCAAGGCGCGGACGGACAAGTTGTGGAGGGCCAAGTCCTTCGCCCAAGGTATTCCGGGAGTACTGCCGGTGAATGAAGCCAAGGCCACGGTCTTCGTTTCCAGCACCGGGGAGGTCTATCCCAGCCCCTCTCTCCGTATTTCTGCGGGCAACGTTCGCGTGCAGAAGCTGGCCGATATCTACCGCGGTTCAGAGCTGTTCATGTCCCTGCGCGACTCCGCCAGCCTGAAAGGCAAGTGTGGCGAGTGTGGATTCAAGGTCGTCTGCGGCGGATCGCGCGCGCGCGCCATGGTCCTGCAGGATGACATGTTTCAGCAGGACGCCACCTGTATCTACCACCCGGGCGCGCAAAAGCAAGCGCGCAAGAAACAAGCTCCCAAACTTCCGCTGCAGCAGGTGGCGGTAGAGAAGCCTTAA